A region from the Drosophila takahashii strain IR98-3 E-12201 chromosome 2L, DtakHiC1v2, whole genome shotgun sequence genome encodes:
- the LOC108062022 gene encoding uncharacterized protein — MSRIFNRDEVPRDRSLAQELHTEIARSSAEISFNFWQEFEHIRSIQQSRMVQERLQRERISTLMRNGQQEANQEAEALSRSISAHGMTVNSTNLPSPSAAVPTASLLKNSLAQGVKNRTNRATSGVKRKPQSQRFQATRTNKSKPRPKTDDEPTLPSPAPSNIPRAPPTSRATMVTPNISHGATPNISKLRLANKPKK; from the coding sequence ATGTCGCGAATTTTCAACAGGGATGAAGTCCCGCGGGACCGAAGTTTGGCCCAGGAGCTTCATACAGAGATTGCCCGCAGCTCGGCGGAGATCAGCTTCAACTTCTGGCAGGAGTTCGAGCACATCAGGTCCATCCAGCAGAGTCGCATGGTGCAGGAGCGTTTGCAGCGCGAGAGGATCAGCACCCTGATGCGGAATGGTCAGCAGGAGGCCAATCAGGAGGCGGAGGCCCTCAGTCGATCGATCAGTGCCCATGGAATGACTGTGAACTCGACCAATTTGCCATCGCCATCGGCGGCGGTGCCCACTGCTTCCTTGCTGAAGAATTCGTTGGCCCAGGGAGTGAAGAACAGGACTAATCGCGCAACTAGCGGTGTCAAACGGAAGCCCCAAAGTCAGAGATTCCAAGCCACCAGGACCAACAAGTCGAAACCAAGGCCCAAAACCGATGATGAACCCACCTTGCCATCGCCAGCCCCCTCGAACATTCCAAGGGCACCGCCCACCTCCAGGGCCACCATGGTAACCCCCAATATCTCCCATGGGGCCACTCCCAACATATCAAAGCTTCGGTTGGCCAATAAGCCCAAGaagtaa